The following proteins come from a genomic window of Mycobacterium sp. DL:
- a CDS encoding MFS transporter, translating into MSVSSVSDFRRWSMLVIALSATLCANVFINGVAFLIPTLHSERGLDLAQAGLVSAMPSLGMVVTLIAWGYVVDRVGERLVLALGSALTAAAAFAAASADSLVAISVFLFLGGMAAASSNTASGRLVVGWFAAEKRGLVMGIRQTAQPLGVGLGALVIPRVAESHGVAGALLFPAIVCSASAVICAVAVVDPPRPPRAGAPAADLANPYRDSRLLMRIHLVSVLLVVPQVLVWTFTLAWLISEHGWSPGSAGLLVTAAQVLGAGGRIAAGRWSDAVLKRSGDVLGARLRPIRTIALAAAAAMALMALTDWLDSPLSIGLMMVASVVTVSDNGLAFTAIAEIAGPFWSGRALGTQNTSQLFTSGLVPPLFGALIGVAGYPITFAVCALFPLLAIPAVPVTSSRTNRPGE; encoded by the coding sequence GTGTCCGTGTCGTCGGTGAGTGATTTCAGGCGCTGGTCGATGCTGGTCATCGCACTGTCGGCAACCCTGTGCGCGAACGTGTTCATCAACGGAGTGGCATTTCTCATCCCCACCCTGCACAGCGAGCGCGGTCTCGACCTGGCCCAGGCGGGGCTGGTATCGGCGATGCCCAGCCTGGGCATGGTGGTAACGCTGATCGCCTGGGGATACGTCGTGGATCGTGTCGGGGAACGCCTGGTGTTGGCACTGGGTTCCGCGCTCACCGCCGCCGCCGCGTTCGCTGCCGCGTCGGCGGACTCTCTGGTCGCGATCAGCGTGTTCCTGTTCCTCGGCGGGATGGCCGCTGCGAGCAGCAATACCGCAAGCGGGCGACTGGTTGTCGGCTGGTTCGCCGCCGAAAAGCGGGGCCTGGTGATGGGAATCCGGCAGACCGCCCAACCACTGGGAGTGGGCCTCGGTGCGCTGGTCATCCCCCGAGTCGCGGAATCCCACGGCGTCGCAGGGGCCTTACTGTTCCCCGCGATCGTGTGCTCGGCGTCGGCGGTGATATGTGCCGTGGCCGTTGTCGATCCGCCCCGGCCGCCGCGCGCCGGCGCGCCGGCGGCCGATCTCGCCAACCCCTATCGGGACTCGCGGCTGTTGATGCGCATTCACCTCGTCTCGGTCCTGCTGGTGGTGCCGCAGGTACTGGTCTGGACATTCACACTGGCGTGGTTGATCAGTGAACACGGGTGGTCGCCCGGATCGGCGGGGCTACTGGTCACCGCGGCGCAGGTGCTGGGCGCCGGCGGGCGGATCGCGGCGGGACGTTGGTCGGACGCCGTGCTGAAGCGCTCCGGAGATGTCCTCGGCGCGCGCCTGCGGCCCATCCGGACGATCGCGCTCGCTGCGGCGGCGGCCATGGCGCTGATGGCACTGACCGACTGGCTCGACTCACCGCTGAGCATCGGGTTGATGATGGTGGCATCGGTGGTCACCGTGTCGGACAACGGCTTGGCCTTCACCGCGATCGCCGAGATCGCCGGCCCGTTCTGGAGCGGTCGGGCGTTGGGCACCCAGAACACCAGCCAGTTGTTCACCTCCGGTCTCGTTCCGCCCTTGTTCGGCGCGCTGATCGGCGTCGCCGGTTACCCGATCACCTTTGCGGTGTGCGCGCTGTTCCCACTGCTGGCGATCCCCGCGGTGCCTGTGACTTCCTCGCGCACTAACCGCCCGGGCGAGTGA
- a CDS encoding fumarylacetoacetate hydrolase family protein, producing MRLGRIASPDGVAFVSIEGDPSEATCREIAEHPFGNPTFTGRSWPLADVRLLAPILASKVVCMGKNYAAHAAEMGGTAPEDPVIFLKPNTSIIGPNTPIQLPADAHPVHHEGELAVVIGRPCKDVPASRAAENILGYTIANDVSARDQQRKDGQWMRAKGHDTFCPVGPWIVTDLDPSDLDLRTAVNGETRQDSNTALMIHDVGAIIEWVSAVMTLLPGDLILTGTPEGVGPIEDGDTVSITISGIGTLSNPVVRKGKQ from the coding sequence ATGCGTCTCGGCCGAATTGCCAGTCCCGACGGAGTCGCCTTCGTGAGTATCGAAGGCGACCCGAGCGAAGCGACATGTAGGGAGATCGCCGAGCACCCGTTCGGCAATCCGACGTTCACCGGTCGGAGTTGGCCGCTGGCCGACGTCCGGCTGCTGGCTCCCATCCTGGCCAGCAAGGTGGTCTGCATGGGTAAGAATTACGCCGCGCACGCCGCGGAGATGGGCGGCACCGCGCCGGAGGATCCGGTGATCTTCCTCAAGCCGAACACCTCGATCATCGGCCCCAACACTCCGATTCAGCTGCCCGCGGATGCGCACCCCGTGCACCACGAGGGTGAACTGGCCGTGGTGATCGGCCGCCCCTGCAAGGATGTGCCGGCGTCGCGGGCTGCCGAGAACATCCTCGGGTACACCATCGCCAACGACGTGTCGGCGCGCGATCAGCAGCGCAAGGACGGGCAGTGGATGCGGGCCAAGGGCCACGACACCTTCTGCCCTGTCGGACCGTGGATCGTCACCGACCTGGACCCCAGTGATCTGGATCTGCGGACCGCCGTCAACGGCGAGACGCGCCAGGACTCCAACACCGCGCTGATGATCCATGACGTCGGGGCGATCATCGAGTGGGTGTCGGCGGTGATGACCCTGCTCCCGGGCGACCTGATCCTGACCGGGACGCCGGAAGGGGTCGGCCCGATCGAGGACGGGGACACCGTCAGCATCACCATCTCGGGAATCGGAACGCTTTCCAATCCCGTTGTCCGAAAAGGAAAGCAGTGA
- the gltX gene encoding glutamate--tRNA ligase, protein MTNPPVRVRFCPSPTGTPHVGLVRTALFNWAYARHTGGTFVFRIEDTDAQRDSAESYAAILDALRWLGLDWDEGPEVGGPYEPYRQSQRSELYREVLAKLVSAGEAYEAYSTADEVEARHLAAGRNPKLGYDNFDRDLTDEQRAAFRAEGRNPVLRLRMPDADLSWTDLVRGQTTFPAGSVPDFALTRGSGEPLYTLVNPVDDALMKITHVLRGEDIMPSTPRQIALYQALIRIGVAEQVPQFAHLPSVLGDGNKKLSKRDPQSNLFLHRDRGFLPEGLLNYLALLGWGIADDHDIFSLDEMVAAFDVADVNSNPARFDQKKADAINAEHIRLLDEEVFTRRLTDFFAAHGHHTGLDDTQFAEAARLVQTRIVVLGDAWELLKFLDDSSFALDEKSAAKELKPEAAPVLGAALAALEEVGHWATAEIEEALKAALVDGLELKPRKAFGPVRVAVTGSSVSPPLFESLELLGRDRSLDRLRAGRERAGAASAEA, encoded by the coding sequence GTGACCAACCCTCCCGTCAGAGTCCGCTTCTGCCCCTCGCCGACCGGCACCCCCCACGTCGGTCTGGTGCGCACCGCGCTGTTCAACTGGGCCTACGCCCGACACACCGGCGGCACGTTCGTCTTCCGCATCGAGGACACCGACGCCCAGCGTGACAGTGCGGAGAGTTATGCCGCGATCCTGGACGCGCTGCGCTGGCTGGGGCTGGACTGGGACGAGGGGCCTGAGGTCGGTGGGCCCTACGAGCCCTACCGGCAGTCACAGCGGTCCGAGCTCTATCGCGAGGTGCTCGCGAAGCTCGTCAGCGCCGGCGAGGCGTACGAGGCGTATTCGACCGCCGACGAGGTCGAGGCCAGGCACCTGGCCGCCGGCCGCAATCCGAAACTCGGCTACGACAACTTCGACCGCGACCTGACCGACGAACAGCGCGCCGCCTTCCGCGCTGAGGGCCGCAATCCGGTGTTGCGCCTGCGGATGCCCGACGCCGACCTGTCCTGGACGGACCTCGTGCGGGGCCAGACGACCTTCCCGGCCGGGTCCGTGCCGGACTTCGCGCTGACCCGAGGCAGCGGAGAACCGTTGTACACGTTGGTCAATCCGGTCGACGACGCACTGATGAAGATCACCCACGTGCTGCGCGGTGAGGACATCATGCCGTCCACGCCGCGCCAGATCGCGCTCTATCAGGCGTTGATCCGGATCGGGGTTGCCGAGCAGGTGCCTCAATTCGCTCACCTGCCAAGTGTTCTGGGCGACGGCAACAAGAAGCTCTCGAAGCGGGATCCGCAGTCCAACCTGTTCCTGCACCGTGACCGCGGGTTCCTTCCCGAGGGTCTGCTGAACTATCTGGCCCTGCTCGGCTGGGGCATCGCCGACGATCACGACATTTTCAGCCTCGATGAGATGGTGGCCGCCTTCGACGTGGCCGACGTCAACTCGAATCCGGCGCGCTTCGACCAGAAGAAGGCCGACGCGATCAACGCCGAGCACATCCGGTTGCTCGACGAGGAGGTGTTCACCCGACGCCTGACCGACTTCTTCGCCGCACACGGCCACCACACGGGACTGGACGACACGCAGTTCGCCGAGGCGGCCAGGCTGGTTCAGACCCGCATCGTGGTGCTCGGTGATGCCTGGGAGCTGCTCAAGTTCCTCGACGACTCGTCGTTTGCACTCGATGAGAAGTCAGCGGCCAAGGAGTTGAAGCCCGAAGCCGCGCCGGTCCTCGGCGCTGCGCTGGCCGCACTCGAGGAAGTCGGGCACTGGGCCACCGCCGAGATCGAGGAGGCGCTGAAGGCGGCACTGGTGGACGGCCTCGAGCTGAAACCACGCAAAGCGTTCGGTCCGGTCCGCGTCGCTGTGACCGGCTCGTCGGTGAGCCCGCCGCTGTTCGAGTCGCTGGAACTGCTCGGCCGCGACCGCAGCCTGGACCGGCTACGGGCCGGCCGTGAGCGGGCCGGTGCCGCCTCGGCGGAGGCGTGA